A stretch of DNA from Triticum dicoccoides isolate Atlit2015 ecotype Zavitan chromosome 2A, WEW_v2.0, whole genome shotgun sequence:
TTTCTCTATTTTAAAAAGAAAGGTAATaggggagagggagaagagagtccAGCCCAGCTGGGCCTCTCACCGGCCTAACCTTCCCTTCAACCAGCAAGGCCTCCTGGATGCACCTAGGCCCATTTGACCCTTGGCCCAGCCGTCCTAGCTAACCCTAGCCCTCCTCTCAATCTCCTTTTCCCCTCCCGCAGCGCCGCTAGGGAGCCCGACTTCCCCGTCTCCCTCGATcccatcttcctctcgctcccgtgTCCAAACCACCTGCGCCTCCCTCTCTCTTGCTCGCAGCgccctctccctcgatcccctccttcCCTGCTTCGCTAGAGAGAGAAGCGAAGCACCACGCCCTGCCGTCCCCGTGCCGCTCCTTCCATCCCCGCACGCGTCAGGGAGACGCCGCCAAGCTCCGCCCCTGCAGCTTCTCCTCCTCCGCCAGGAGCCTGCGGAGCCGGGCGGCCATTCCATCCACACGTCATCGCCCCTCTGCTTTACCCCGCCTCACCACCGCCGTCCTCCATGGTCGCTCCCGCCGCTGCACCTCGTCGCCGGAGACCCATTCCTCTGCCATGGCCTCCCTTCACCAGTGCCGCGCCTCCGTCGCCCGACGAGCTCCGCCACCAGCCGTGCCAGCGAGCTTGCCGCTGTCATCCACCTCGTCGTGTTCCCCTCCACCTCCAGTCGCCAACCTCCGTCGTCTCCTTGGTCAAGTTGGCGCCAGGACCGACCCCAAAGTCTCTTCTACCATCGTCATCAATCGTAGTTGCAGGTCTAGCAGACCCGTGCCTACCATGGCCCTCCTCGCGCCCCTGGTCCCTCTCCGACGGCCTTCCGTGGCTGCAACCACCTTTGCGGTTAATACCATCGAACCACGACTTCGCCTCCTACTCGGCAAGTACCGCGTCGAACGCCAAGTACCAGGACATCGAGGacccgccaagttcatctacgtgcGTGTACGACTACACATCCGAGACACGTCTAGTACCTCCATGAGAGACCCGAACGTCTACGAACGGTGCATGATGCCCGGAGCCCTCGGATCCATCAAGTTTGACTACcttcgtgtgtaccactaccgtcgccccgaagacgttggagtcatcaagtacctctccgaacgaacgtgaacgactatcgtcgcaagaacgggaccgtAAAGTCCGAAGACCCtaagtaccacgacaccgatgacatgaacatctacggaaaatTGTGCAACTAAGAACGTGATCGACTACCGCCGCCCAGatcacgagtacctctaccgtcgtcatgtacccctacttccactacgaacatcccgagaacgtctacttcccctacaccgcatcgaactcgaacccctccgataacgcacgcttcgaaggtataaccccaagacgacTGCCTGtgtacgaatgcatgtgtgatgtatgagatgctcatgcttgctccgtgctcgaattgcTTGTGCACGTTGcctctcttttgccttgtcaccgtcgtcgacccgtgggaacccagtaaccgggatcaccctaccatcttttgcacgctcccgccacactttcttttgcactgacgtctcaatgagttgtcggaaccaGAACATTGCCGTGGCTCCGTTttgttatcgtcgccgtggcacccattttgttttccgccacgatgacaaatgcctcatatcttatcgtGCCAACTTTTTCATAAATAttacataaaacttgcacatgtcatccggatCATGATAACAACTCCAAGAATGTGTAaatttgttgtttgcattaaattgctaatgcatatggggatttaccggaattgttgtttgatgtttccggccccatttaaattgcttagattgtgtagttcacttttgcttcatctcttgccatgtttaacaacatttaatattgttgggtacataaatgagagagaactaattaattgatgtggtgttccgtcaatatgcaactcgttgcatattgagctccacttaatttgtaggtttgtttgtgcattttgccatgccatgtatcattaaaccggacatgcatcatacttggttgtgcatcatgccatgcttatgtggtggttgtttactatgttgtttgcttctttcctgtgttacttcttcgggttagttccgataacatcgcgtttgtgaggattcgttcgactacgtccgtttgtcttcttcatggactcgttcttcttgcttgtgggatctcaggcaagatgaccataccctcgaaattacttctatctttgcttgctagttgctcgctctattgctatgcctatgccgcgatacctaccacatgctttatcatgcctcccatattgctaagccaagcctctacccaccttgtcctagcaacccgttgtttggctatgttaccgctttgctcagcccctctatatacttggtaaagggtggaaggctcggccttatgcctggtgttttgttccactcttgccgccctagtttccgtcataccggtgttatgttccttgatttagcATTCCTTACGctcttgggttataatgggaaccccttgacagttcgccttgaataaaactcctccagcaaggcccaatattggttttaccatttgccacctagccttttctttcccttgggtcatccgactcaagggtcatctttattttaacccccctaggccagttcttctctaagtgttggtccaactgagcgatgtccggggctaccaggggcaactctgggctggcctacccgacgtctggctcatccggtgtgccctgagaacgagatatgtgcaactcctatcaggatttgtcagcacatctgggtggctttgctggtttagttttaccattgtcgagatgtcttgtaaccgggattccgagtcttatcgggttgtcttgggagaaggaatatccttcgttgaccgtgagagcttgtgatgggctaagttgggacacccctgcagggttttgaactttcaaaagccgtgcccacggttatgggcacatgggaatttgttaatgtctggttgtagaaaacctgaaacttaacttaattaaaatgcatcaacggcgtttgtagccgtgatggtctctttccgacggagttcgggaagtgaacacggtgttggacttATGCTTGAACATagattgttctaggatcacttcttgatcatagtttctcgaccgtgcctttccttctctcctcgctctcatttgcatatgttagccaccatatatgctagtgcttgctgccgctccacctcataccttttacctacccataagcttaaatagtcttgatcgcgagggtgtgagattgctgagtccccgtgactcacggattacttccaaaaccagtttgcaggtgccgatgaaaccgtgcacgtgacgcaaccgagctcaaggaggagctcgacgaagatctcgttcattgtgttgtttcgtttccagttgatcagtagtggagcccagttggggcgatcggggatctgtagcattagggatagtcttcttttattttggttccatagtcgaaccttgattgtatctggatgatgtaatgttatattcaggtattgtgtgaagtggcgattgtaagccaactatgtatccttttccttattcattacatgggttgtgtgaagattacctgtcttgtgacattgcttacaatgtggttatgcctctaagttgtgcttcgacagatgggagatatagccgcatcgtgggcattacagatatgggtagcatgagttattattgttgacgtcacccttgaggtgagtatgttgggaggcaaaacaattatcccctatctttctatgtgtccggttgaaacgttttgctcatgtgtatgtggtgagtgttagcaatgatagaagactatatgatggttgagtatgtggagctcttacttatactctattgaataagttgaattacaattgcttggtgactgagaacataggttgttgagtttcaagagaattcattgtttgaaccttaacatgtgaattggttggtactataacatgagaagttttataagaaataattgatgttatgatgctaggaaaagtgattgaaattatcattcatcaaacttatgcactttgctagcattcacacttcataaattattttttctatcatttacctactcgaggacgagtaggaattaagcttggggatgctgataggtctccaacatatctataatttatgaagtattcatgctgatatattatcattcttggatgttttacaatcattttatagcaactttgcatcattttttcggactaacctattggcccaatgcccagtgccagttgttggtttttgcttgtttttaacattgcaggaaatcaatatcaaacggagtccaaacaccgcgaaacttattgtggattttttatggaccagaagaccaccaatgggccagagcagcacctgggggtgccccgagggggcacaacccaccagggtttacccaggtgggttgtgcccacctcggtggcctctcgcaccccctctttgccgtataaattcccaaatattcgaaAAACCCTTGGGGTTAACCTAGACTAGAAGTTTTGCCACCGCACGCCTCTGtagacaccgaaaaccaatctagacccccgttccggcaacctgtcggaggggggaatcatctccagtggccatcttcatcatcccggcggcctccacgatgaggagggagtagtgcacccttggggccgagggtttgtaccaatagctatatgtttaatgtctctctctctctctcgtgttcttgagatgtcatgatcttgatgtatcgcaggctttgttaatatagtcggatcatatggcattttcccctctctatcttgtgatgaattgatttttccctttgagatttcattttatcggattgaatacttttatggatttgagagcacttgatatatgtcttgcaaataATACTCGTGGTGAAAATGGCGTATTAttctgattcacttgatatatattttggcactcaactcgcggattcccgaggtgacattggggtaatctacgcataggggttgatgcacgttcttgtctttgtttctccggtagaaatcttggggcactctatgaagctcttcgtgttggattgagtattatgaatctaaaattatttggtgttattttagtacaaactcttggatagatcgatcggaaagaatagcttcgaggtggtttcgtaccctaaaaacaatttcttcttatgttctccactagataggaactttggagtgattcttcatcgcactttgatgggtggttatatgatccaattatattagcactgttgagagattgcactagtgaaagtacggacgttAGGCCTCatcttcaagcattgcaataccgttttgtgcccgtttactatttgctaccttgctgtttttatttattcagaatataaaaatatatttctaccatcaatattacacttttatcaccatctcttcgccgaactagtgcacctatacaattttccattgtattggccatgttggggacacaagagattttttgtatttgattgcagggttgtttgagagagaccatcttcatcctacgcctcccacggattgataaaccttaggtcattcacttgagggaaaattgctactgtcctacaaaactttaggcttggaggcccaacacgagtctacaagaataaagttgtgtagtagacatcaggtcactaaggaactgacacgtgtccaacggtcggatttcaaacacacgtggcagcttgacttgggctacaagcaaagctgactcatctagctctggataagatttgctcccgTTGTCTTTGCTCGAATACATATgatttttggttgagcatcacatcagtcactctgactttgttcactgggaccccatttaacagtacggtggttcctatgactcaataaagaagaaaaggaaactacgaaacaactttgtcttcgcactccatagtcttcaagtgaatgtcttcacatgtcataatcttcatcgtgaatgtcttcacgaaccaccattatcttcaatgtcttcacacatttttaggggtcatctctggtaggtaaaccgaatcaataagggactactacctgtgttatcctgcaattctcacaaacacattagtccatcaaccaagtttgtcgtcaatactccaaaaccaatttgccttccttttgggtataacccttggcaacAAGTCTATTCTTGTATTTTTCAATAGTATCGTCAGATCTAAATTTTCTTTTGAACACCCATTTATAAGGAGAAACATTGATCTCCAAAGTACCTTAACCAAGATAGAATCCATCTCACTTTTAATTCctatcatctactccctccgtcccaaaataagtgtctcgagCTTAGTGCaaatttgtactaaagttagtacaaagttgagacacttattttgggacggagggagtagtagtttacATTCGGAGATGAATATAAGCTTCTGAAATGGTAGCAGGAGTATCATCCACATGGTATAGAATGAAATTATCACCAAAAGAGTTCAAAGTCCTTTATCCTTTTTTAATGAAGGAGCTTCTTTGTCATCCTCATCAGAACTTCTGTCGCTGTAAAGTGAATGATCCAGGATAACATTCTTGACTAGACATCCTTTGTATATCTCTTATAGGAAAAACATCCTAAAAATTGGTTGCATTTTGGATTAGTACCTACTTATGTCAAGTACTCCATATATAACCATTGGAAATTTATAAACAATGTTATGTGCATCATAGCTAAGAAATACACAACCAATGGTCTTTGGTCCAAGCTAGTTTTCATTTCTTTAGAATTGGCAGTTGACTTTCACCAAACCACCCCACGTATGCTAGTATGATAGTGTTAAACTTTTTTCCCATCGTTCAAATGAGGCAATCTTGTTCTTTTGTCAGACCTCGGTTTAAGACATGACATGAAGTAAATATCGCATCCTCACATCATTCCTTTGATAAAAAAAGTTATGTTTATCATGGCGTTAAGCAAACTAATTAGAGTGAGGTTTTTCATTTCTAGGATCCCGTTAGATTAAGTGGAATTGGGAGGTGTCctttcatggattataccatgttagcAATGCATTAGAAAATTTCTCTCCACCACCATCCGACCAAATCCTTTTGATCATTCTTTCGAGTTGTTTTACAACTTTGCCCTTATAGATTTTGGATTAATCTAGACCCTCATCTTTATCTTTTATAAGATACACATAACAACATTGATTGGAATCATCAATGAAAGTCAAGAAGTATTTCTTTCATATTTTTTCAAAACACAATTCATCTCACACAGATACAAGTGATATAAAAGTGGCATAAACATGACAAAAATTATCGATGCGCTAGAGATGTATCAACATACCCAAGCTTAATCCCTATTCATCCACAAGCTGGTACATAGCCTTCTTTGTTGTCAATGCTACCTTATCTTGAACATGATTATCAGATGTAGTTCCATAAAAGTTTAACTTAAGAATAGTGATGCAGAGAAATTATTTATAATTGATAATTAGCAAACAAAAAACAAACATACAAATAAACTTTCTCAATTTCACTATAAATCAATGCATAACGTTAATGTTCTTCCTGCCAAAGGTTAAGAAAGAATATCAATATTGTATTGGGAACTTAGGTTCGGCTGTTGTATTTCCCAATATCTTATAATATTTTATATAAACCAACTCAAATTCAACCAAGCAAAGCAACTACCTGGACTTCTGCACAAAATTCAAACCAAACTTAAGACAAAGATCAAAAGCGCTCAGCTCCGTGGCTGCGGCACCAGAAAAAGTTTCgtagcctgcaagtgcacatggttTAGTTGTGACCTTTTTGAAGTAAGAGTATCGATCCCATCGGGAGCACATGAATCAATCATTTGTCTCTTGGATGGTGCAAATATTATGCATGCAAGTTATGAGTAACCCAAAGTAGTAGTAATATAATATAAATGGTGTAGAAACATAAAACTAAATATTGAAATGAAAGTAAATATTGATAGTTGCAAATGAGAGTCTTGAAACCAATCGGACTAAAGAGTTCTCGAGAGTCTGGAGTTCCCTCTAGTGTGTGCGTCTATTGTGGTGCCTAAACACAATGCTATGTCAGATTCCTAAGACACTTTGCATATTTCTATTTGTGGGCAGAGCGGGTACAGACACATGCATATACTTGGCAGGCTCGTTCACATACACCACCACCGTTCGTCCCCACTCTGGTTACCAAACAGTGATTAAGGGGGAAAAGTACCCCATGGATGCAGCCTATAGGTGGTCTTTATTTTACCCCCTGCTGCAACGATTCAGGACGAAGGGGGATGGGGTCAGTCATGTCACCCACCACGGCAACCAACCATTCCGCCATTAGTAATAACCTTTCGTCCAAAATTGGCATACATTGGATGGTCAACTTCACCCAACGTCAAGAAGATCATTAACATAAATATGCAAAGAGGATATAAATCCTAATATCATACGATCTATTACACGGTAGGTTTCATCCATATCCCCGAGAACCAGGGGAACTACTCACTCATGAAGGCAAGAAACATGATAACACTGTCGATGTAGAACATGAATGAATCACACATGTAACACGCAAGTTGTCCCTTTTAGGGTTCTTGAGATTACAATGAATAGGATGTggacgatgatgatgatagtggtgATGATGTTGAAGCCTTCCCGATGATGGTAGTGGAGGCAGCCATCACCTCCTTGCCGATTCCTTCCTCTGAATTACTCTGGAGGCTATGGTTCCTCCTTTTGGACGGGTTTCTGGTCTCTATATTCGTACCATCCCCCATCCGATTTCACGGGGTGGAAATAGTTGATCCGGCGGCGTTGCACTCCATACGACTGCTCATACGGGCAGGCATAGTCGTATGGAACGTCGTCTTTTACCCTAGAAGCGCAGCGACGATTTGTTCTTTGGCCTTCCTACTTGACTCTTTTATGGTAGGTGATCATACTAAATGCATGATTTCACTACCGTTTCCTGGGATTTCTTCCAAAAAAAATTGGTCCAAAACATGTTACCTGGGATAAACGACAAAAAGAAATGCACGAACACGGTAAAATTCCACAAGGCATAAGGAGTAGGCACAAAAATACTAGCAAAATAATCACATAATTTGGACTCACCACCTTGCTAGCGTGGACACCCAACACCATCAATATAGCACCATTGTTAAAAAAACTATGGTGGTAGTGGACCCCATGTCACCAATATTCTACATGTTGATGGTGTGTCATGTGGACAAAACCACCATTATAATCACTCACCTAGCGACATGTAATGTACTTCGCATGCCACAAACGTTTCATGCAGCCAATCCCCCCCCCCCACCATATAACATTTCACATTTCACATTAATAATAAGCACATATAAAAGAACAATACCAGTTAATAAGCGACAATCTCACAAATAGtactagctagctaattaataaatGACAATACTCTCACAAACACTAGCTAACTAATAGTTAATAAGTAGTTTATTTAACACTGATGGCCCAGCCACACATATACTTTCAAATGAGATCAAtgatgatcatcatcctcaagtcaaCACGCGGGGTGTTTCTGATAGTGACTAAGATGACCTGTCCAACACAGAGATTCTTGCCAGCAAGGAAGTTGTTCCACCCCGCCATGCTTAAGACAGTGCAATCATCCGTGTCCACTGCGTACGCACAGGTGGTGATGGAGCCCCTTGTGGTAAGGCGTAGTCTAGCCATGTCTGCTTCATCCGGCTCGATGTCACAACTCACCGATAGCCTCGTAGGTAATTTCTAAAAAGCATACATATATGATAGATGAGCATGTCATGCGCAATTATCAACAAAGCATACACTTCAATTCACATATATCATCGGATtcaacactaagcatatcatcagcttttacactaagcatatcatcaaattactacactaagcatatatatcatcaaattactacattgAGCATATCATTTCTGGAAAAAATACATATGTCATGTGCAATTATCAACAAAGCATGCATACACTTCAATTCACATATATCATTGAATTCAACATTAAGCATGTCATCCaattctacactaagcatatcatcacaTTACCACTACAGTAAGCATATCACCAGATTACTACAGTAAGCATGTCATCAAATTACTACACTAAGCATACCATCACATTACTACACTAAGCATGTCATCAAATTCTACACTAAGCACATCATAAAAATTACTACACTAATTaagtatcatcaaattactacactaAGTAACGTACCATGACATGGCGGATAATATTCGTCCTTGTCAGATGGCTCACGAATGGCATCCCGGCGTAGGCATCACGTGGCAGAAGTTTTTTCCAAAGGTTGTCCATTTCATCATCGCCCAGCCTCGTTCTTTGGCCATAGAGggcttcatcaagtgggtcct
This window harbors:
- the LOC119354842 gene encoding uncharacterized protein LOC119354842; the encoded protein is MIFDAPGGPTLWRSRRNERCPRFEEMNEIISLPICDSLGGELINFSFRGRRTRLVVIYLNTEEDDEDPLDEALYGQRTRLGDDEMDNLWKKLLPRDAYAGMPFVSHLTRTNIIRHVMKLPTRLSVSCDIEPDEADMARLRLTTRGSITTCAYAVDTDDCTVLSMAGWNNFLAGKNLCVGQVILVTIRNTPRVDLRMMIIIDLI